In Chryseobacterium salivictor, the DNA window GAATCAGTTTATTTTACAATGTAATCGGGCTCTCCTTCGCTGTTACGGGGCATTTATCTCCGTTAGTAGCTGCGATTTTGATGCCCATCAGCTCTATCAGCGTCGTCATCTTTACATCCCTGGCTACCTGGATCCGATCGGCTAAATATTTTAAAATCAACCAATAAACCCACTTTGACCAATTATTTAGAAATATTTTAAATTAACGACATTTAACATTTAATGATGAATATCATAATTTTTAAGTAAATTTGAACCGGTTAAAAACTAAATTTGCAAAAGATATGGATATATTATATTTAATGATTCTTTGCAGTGTCTCTTTAGCTGTAATTTTCTTGATCATTTTTATAATAAGTGCAAGAAATGGCCAGTTTGAAGATGATGAATCCCCCGCAGTCCGCATATTGTTGGATTCAGAAATTATTAAAGAAGATTCACCCGTTTCTAAAGAAGCAGAATCAACAGAGAAGTTAGATAAAAGAACAGAAGAAAAAAGTGATTAGTATATATGGAAACACAGAAGTTTAGTTATGACAATAACATTGTGCGAGCCTTCCTTTATGCAACAATAGTATTTGGTATTGTTGGATTTTTATTAGGCCTTACGGCAGCATTAATGTTATTCTACCCAGAACTTCCGGAATTCTTTTTCGGAACAGATGATGCAACGATTGTAAGTTTGCGAAGTGGAAATCTACAAGGTCTTATCAACAGCCACGGTGCTCTTGGTTTTGGCCGTATCAGAATGCTGCATACCAGTGCGGTAATTTTTGCATTCGTTTGTAATGGTTTTTTCGCGGGAGCGTACTACTCTATGCAGCGACTCCTTAAAACAAGAATGTACAGCGACACCCTTTCCTGGATCCATTTCTGGGGCTGGCAGCTGATGATTGTATCCGTTGTTATTACTTTTTTAATGGGTATCAATACTTCAAAAGAATACGCAGAACACGAGTGGCCAATCGATATTTTGATTTTAGTAATCTGGTTGGTTTTCGGATTCAACATGTTCGCAACGATTATAAAAAGAAGAGTCCGTCACCTGTATGTTGCCATCTGGTTTTATTTGGGGACATGGGTTGCGATTGCGATGCTTCATATTTTCAACAACTTAGAAGTTCCTTTATCATTTACAGGCTGGAAATCTTACTCCGCTTATGCTGGAGTTAAAGATGCTCTTGTACAGTGGTGGTATGGTCACAATGCAGTAGCGTTCGTATTGACCACGCCGGTTTTAGGATTAATGTATTATTTCTTGCCAAAAGCTGCCGACAGACCGATCTTCTCTTATAAACTGTCGATTATTCACTTCTGGTCATTGATCTTCGTTTATATCTGGGCAGGTCCTCACCACTTGCAGTACACCGCAATTCCTGGCTGGGCACAAGCTTTAGCGACGGGATTCTCGATTATGCTGATCGCACCATCTTGGGGTGGAATGCTGAACGGTTTGTTAACCCTTCGTGGAGCGTGGGATAAAGTTCGGGAAAACCCAATTCTTAAATTCTTTGTCGTTGCAATTACCTGTTATGGGATGGCAACTTTCGAAGGACCAATTTTAGCAACAAAAACTTTAAATAAAATTGGACACTACACTGACTGGGTAATTGGTCACGTGCACATTGGTGCACTGGGATGGAATGGTTTCATGACTTTCGGTATGATCTATTATTTGATTCCAATTATGTGGAGAACAAAAATATGGTCTGTAAAATTAGCTAACTGGCATTTCTGGCTGGGAACTTTAGGAATTATTTTCTACGCTGTTCCTTTATATATTGCAGGATTTACCCAAGGATTAATGTGGAAACAATTTAATCCGGACGGAACATTACTATACAAAAACTGGCTGGATACTGTAACCGCAATCATCCCTTATTATCAAATGAGATTCGTTGGTGGTTTGCTTTATATTGCCGGAGCTATCCTGATGTGTGTGAACGTTGTTGCAACGGTTAGAAACGGTTCATTCCAAAAGAACGTTCCTGCGGAAGCTCCCGCTTTAGCAAAAATTTCAAATCAGAGAAAAGAAGGAGAAGGTCTTCACCTTTGGATAGAGCGTATGCCGACACTACTTACCATATTATCTTTTGTTGCGGTAGCTATCGGTGGTTTTGTAGAAATTGTACCTACTTTATTAATTAAAGAAAATGTGCCGACGATCGCAGCGGTAAAACCTTATTCACCGCTTGAATTAGAAGGTAGAGATTTATATATCAGAGAAGGATGTAACTCCTGTCACACCCAAATGATCCGACCATTCCGTGATGAAGTTGTACGCTTCAACGGTAAAAATGGTCAGTATTCAAAAGCGGGTGAATTTATCTACGACAGACCTTTCCTTTGGGGATCAAAAAGAACCGGACCGGATTTGCACAGAGAAGGCGGTAAAAACCCAAGTTCGTGGCATTACAAACACATGCTGAACCCAAGAGTAACTTCAGCCGGATCGATTATGCCGCGTTACCCAT includes these proteins:
- the ccoS gene encoding cbb3-type cytochrome oxidase assembly protein CcoS; the protein is MDILYLMILCSVSLAVIFLIIFIISARNGQFEDDESPAVRILLDSEIIKEDSPVSKEAESTEKLDKRTEEKSD
- the ccoN gene encoding cytochrome-c oxidase, cbb3-type subunit I, with protein sequence METQKFSYDNNIVRAFLYATIVFGIVGFLLGLTAALMLFYPELPEFFFGTDDATIVSLRSGNLQGLINSHGALGFGRIRMLHTSAVIFAFVCNGFFAGAYYSMQRLLKTRMYSDTLSWIHFWGWQLMIVSVVITFLMGINTSKEYAEHEWPIDILILVIWLVFGFNMFATIIKRRVRHLYVAIWFYLGTWVAIAMLHIFNNLEVPLSFTGWKSYSAYAGVKDALVQWWYGHNAVAFVLTTPVLGLMYYFLPKAADRPIFSYKLSIIHFWSLIFVYIWAGPHHLQYTAIPGWAQALATGFSIMLIAPSWGGMLNGLLTLRGAWDKVRENPILKFFVVAITCYGMATFEGPILATKTLNKIGHYTDWVIGHVHIGALGWNGFMTFGMIYYLIPIMWRTKIWSVKLANWHFWLGTLGIIFYAVPLYIAGFTQGLMWKQFNPDGTLLYKNWLDTVTAIIPYYQMRFVGGLLYIAGAILMCVNVVATVRNGSFQKNVPAEAPALAKISNQRKEGEGLHLWIERMPTLLTILSFVAVAIGGFVEIVPTLLIKENVPTIAAVKPYSPLELEGRDLYIREGCNSCHTQMIRPFRDEVVRFNGKNGQYSKAGEFIYDRPFLWGSKRTGPDLHREGGKNPSSWHYKHMLNPRVTSAGSIMPRYPWLIARDLDRSQMVAKIELMKNTFDVPYTKAQIDSADSWADNQASFIVKQIFSEAADVKNAYEAKKKADGANFVPLEKKEIIALIAYLQRLGTDIKTTEIQTASIK